In a genomic window of Ipomoea triloba cultivar NCNSP0323 chromosome 3, ASM357664v1:
- the LOC116014096 gene encoding uncharacterized protein LOC116014096, whose protein sequence is MAQAARLNLRMQRELKLLLSDPPHGASFPSLSSSSSPSLSSIDAQIEGPEGTVYANGIFKLKIQIPERYPFQPPVVTFVTPIYHPNIDNGGRICLDILNLPPKGAWQPSLNISTVLTSIGLLLSEPNPDDGLMHDASEEYKYNRQAFNQKARSMTEKFARAQASEDAGSVSHQEIQTRINPDMEKLQVENKGPDASKSNAIQCFLSQNRLCGVSKKLSLDSSGSKQHRISTERVTGFPPVPCLSDNQLEAGELKYYGDTTKEVNEIPAAHYLLDNHIEAGGSKQKRDSAKGVIEAGGLNKKAVGLSSEYEKLWGTELNMSPEFSGSSDARNSNNKDDLMPDQCASYLEAQSSSADPLTRDSSNTEKHANPSGSEFGSLKRKQSLRYDDSEQKSGKQLHTIPHPSVPHQFPSSASCHSLLLPEGPETTGRGCIDTVDRTLNKFSTTKHKKLGLTGRKMSLGSLGSSQRNNKENLISLDNVADSKANFHSKPSPLHAMSEAGDFDGHVGKYSSKVVQEKLGVKLQRQPLQPMVHVQESNNHHFQLDKKQQPKQDHEEKLETNIKEHEIGLPISEALIVLDSDDSEDERSLPTRSRLSLARKCLPGKRKAKA, encoded by the exons ATGGCGCAAGCGGCGAGGCTAAACCTTCGAATGCAAAGGGAGCTGAAGCTTCTCCTCTCCGACCCGCCTCACGGCGCCTCTTTCCCTTCTCTCTCGTCTTCCTCCTCgccctctctctcctccatcGACGCCC AAATTGAAGGCCCAGAAGGTACTGTGTATGCTAACGGGATATTTAAgctcaaaattcaaattcctGAAAG GTATCCTTTTCAGCCTCCAGTTGTGACGTTCGTCACACCAATATATCATCCGAATATCGACAATGGAGGGCGAATTTGCTTGGATATTCTTAATCTTCCTCCAAAG GGTGCGTGGCAGCCGTCTTTGAATATTTCAACTGTTCTAACTAGCATTGGATTGTTGTTAAGTGAACCAAACCCTGATGATGGCTTAATGCATGATGCG AGTGAGGAGTACAAGTACAATAGACAAGCTTTTAATCAGAAGGCGAGATCCATGACGGAAAAGTTTGCTAGGGCACAAGCAAGTGAAGATGCTGGTTCTGTTTCTCACCAAGAAATTCAAACTCGAATTAATCCTGACATGGAAAAA CTGCAGGTTGAGAATAAGGGACCAGATGCTTCAAAATCTAATGCAATTCAGTGCTTTCTAAGCCAAAATAGATTATGTGGAGTTAGCAAAAAGTTGTCTCTGGATTCTTCTGGATCAAAGCAGCATAGAATTAGTACTGAGAGAGTAACTGGGTTTCCGCCTGTTCCTTGTCTCTCTGACAATCAGCTTGAAGCTGGAGAGTTGAAGTACTATGGAGACACTACTAAGGAAGTAAATGAAATCCCTGCTGCTCATTATCTCTTAGACAATCATATTGAAGCTGGAGGGTCAAAGCAGAAGAGAGATTCTGCTAAGGGAGTTATTGAAGCTGGAGGATTGAACAAAAAGGCAGTAGGATTATCCAGTGAGTATGAGAAGTTATGGGGGACTGAGCTGAATATGTCACCAGAATTTTCAGGTTCATCTGATGCAAGAAATTCCAATAATAAGGATGATCTGATGCCAGATCAATGTGCATCCTATCTGGAGGCTCAAAGCAGCTCTGCTGATCCCCTTACTCGAGATAGCAGCAATACGGAGAAACATGCCAATCCCAGTGGTAGTGAATTTGGAAGTTTGAAGCGGAAGCAGTCACTACGGTATGATGATTCTGAACAGAAGAGTGGCAAGCAACTGCATACCATCCCCCATCCATCTGTACCCCATCAGTTTCCTTCCTCTGCTTCATGTCATAGTCTCCTATTGCCAGAAGGCCCGGAAACCACTGGTCGTGGCTGCATAGACACTGTTGATAGAACCTTAAACAAATTTTCCACCACAAAGCACAAAAAGTTAGGTTTAACTGGCAGGAAAATGTCTTTGGGATCATTGGGTTCATCTCAGAGAAATAACAAGGAGAATTTAATTTCTCTCGACAACGTTGCTGATTCAAAGGCTAATTTTCATTCTAAACCCTCACCCTTGCATGCAATGTCGGAAGCTGGTGATTTTGATGGGCATGTGGGAAAGTATTCTTCAAAGGTAGTTCAAGAGAAGCTGGGTGTGAAGCTGCAAAGGCAACCTTTGCAACCTATGGTTCATGTTCAAGAAAGTAACAATCATCATTTTCAGTTGGATAAGAAGCAGCAGCCTAAACAAGACCATGAGGAAAAACTAGAAACAAATATTAAGGAACATGAAATAGGATTACCAATATCTGAAGCACTGATTGTATTGGATAGTGATGATAGTGAAGACGAAAGGAGCTTGCCTACGAGGTCTAGATTGTCACTTGCACGAAAATGTTTGCCTGGGAAGCGAAAAGCTAAAGCATAG
- the LOC116012998 gene encoding G-type lectin S-receptor-like serine/threonine-protein kinase At1g67520 yields the protein MGFWSYVSVVAESDTLKQGAKIRDWEHLTSAKAIFKLGFFSISAGYSVPNNIENHYLGIWYTNVPNQPVWIANRDSPLPDSSGSLIIDADGKLKISYVGGMITVSNVSTIMSGNNVGATLLDSGNLVVREVHENGSFGGVLWQSFDYPTDVLVPGMKLGVNLKTGHVWKLTSWLSDQAPGSGAFELGLDVNGGTNQLVISRRGKVYWTSGVWKNGSFEKAPDVTAIESEFGFKFVSNEKEKYFSYSAKHNYTFAKWKLDLLGQIEQFFVIQNVNMSSWNWRYAAECLPIVENNPSAVCLKENPVSCRKSSDVFVQTRGYFLDGNISYVEDSPNGSSLALSDCHSICWKNCFCTAYASSFADGTGCYLYTNAHNFTLDATGELYIYRLIKEHKS from the coding sequence ATGGGATTTTGGTCTTACGTTAGTGTAGTTGCAGAGTCAGACACACTGAAGCAGGGTGCCAAAATTCGAGACTGGGAACATTTGACTTCTGCTAAGGCCATTTTCAAGCTGGGTTTCTTTAGCATTTCTGCCGGCTACTCCGTTCCAAACAACATAGAGAACCATTATCTAGGAATATGGTACACCAACGTGCCAAACCAGCCGGTCTGGATTGCCAACCGTGATTCCCCGCTCCCAGACTCATCTGGTTCACTCATCATCGACGCTGATGGCAAACTCAAGATTTCGTACGTTGGAGGGATGATTACAGTGTCGAATGTTTCCACAATAATGTCGGGAAACAACGTGGGCGCCACGCTGTTGGACTCTGGAAACTTGGTCGTACGTGAAGTTCACGAAAATGGAAGCTTTGGAGGTGTGTTATGGCAGAGCTTTGATTACCCCACGGATGTGCTTGTGCCTGGAATGAAACTCGGAGTAAATCTGAAAACCGGGCATGTTTGGAAGCTCACTTCTTGGTTGAGTGACCAGGCCCCGGGTTCAGGAGCTTTTGAGCTCGGCCTGGATGTTAATGGCGGGACTAACCAACTGGTCATTTCACGACGGGGAAAGGTTTACTGGACCAGTGGAGTCTGGAAAAATGGGAGCTTTGAGAAGGCACCAGACGTGACTGCAATAGAGTCCGAGTTTGGTTTCAAATTCGTGTCAAACGAGAAGGAGAAGTACTTCTCTTACTCGGCTAAACACAACTACACGTTCGCCAAATGGAAGCTGGATCTTCTGGGCCAAATCGAGCAATTCTTCGTGATACAAAATGTGAACATGTCTAGCTGGAACTGGAGATATGCTGCAGAATGTCTCCCCATTGTGGAGAATAATCCCAGCGCGGTTTGCTTGAAGGAAAACCCGGTTTCTTGCAGGAAGAGTTCTGATGTATTCGTTCAGACAAGAGGGTATTTTCTTGATGGAAACATATCTTATGTTGAGGATAGTCCAAATGGCTCCAGCTTAGCTCTCAGTGATTGCCATTCCATCTGCTGGAAAAATTGCTTCTGCACGGCATATGCATCGTCTTTTGCTGATGGAACTGGCTGCTATTTGTATACCAATGCCCATAATTTTACACTTGATGCAACTGGTGAACTGTACATCTATCGTCTCATCAAAGAACACAAAAGCTAG